One genomic window of Micromonospora sp. WMMD1128 includes the following:
- a CDS encoding helix-turn-helix domain-containing protein, producing MRQPLPADMFDELCPSSLNPIRFGDKWAALIIRCLEGGPRRFSELRVPLRRVTPKVLTRSLRALERDGLVTRAVRAGRASHVEYELTPLGRSMLGPIEAACTWTARHWDELLDARESYDSRQDR from the coding sequence ATGAGGCAACCGCTGCCCGCCGACATGTTCGACGAGCTGTGCCCGTCCTCGCTCAACCCGATCCGGTTCGGCGACAAGTGGGCGGCGCTCATCATCCGGTGCCTGGAGGGTGGGCCGCGCCGGTTCTCCGAGCTTCGCGTGCCGCTGCGCCGGGTCACCCCGAAAGTGCTCACCCGGTCGCTGCGCGCCCTCGAACGCGACGGTCTGGTCACGCGCGCGGTCCGCGCCGGGCGTGCTTCGCACGTCGAGTACGAGTTGACGCCGCTCGGTCGCAGCATGCTCGGACCGATCGAGGCGGCGTGCACCTGGACCGCGAGGCACTGGGACGAACTGCTCGACGCCCGGGAGTCGTACGACAGCCGCCAGGACCGGTGA
- a CDS encoding helix-turn-helix domain-containing protein yields the protein MSTEAIMPADGEHPSLTELANLLHDGAGELAVRRGGEQVAVPMSMRDVLTRIADVLASGRGVAVVPVDRELTTTEAAGLLGVSRPTLIKLLEAGEIGYSRPNSSRRIPLEQVLAYRDRRGQARRAILDELTADAVEMGMYGQSAPVETDDAA from the coding sequence ATGTCCACGGAAGCGATCATGCCGGCTGATGGGGAACATCCCTCGTTGACCGAGCTGGCCAACTTGCTGCATGACGGTGCGGGGGAGTTGGCAGTGCGCCGCGGCGGGGAGCAGGTGGCGGTTCCTATGTCGATGCGGGATGTGTTGACCAGGATCGCCGATGTGCTTGCCTCTGGCCGTGGCGTGGCGGTCGTGCCGGTCGACCGGGAGTTGACGACGACCGAGGCGGCCGGGTTGCTCGGGGTGTCCCGACCGACGTTGATCAAGTTGCTGGAGGCTGGTGAGATCGGTTACTCGCGGCCGAACTCCTCGCGCCGGATCCCGCTGGAGCAGGTGCTGGCCTACCGGGACCGGCGTGGTCAAGCTCGGCGGGCGATCCTCGACGAGTTGACCGCCGACGCAGTCGAGATGGGCATGTACGGGCAGTCCGCACCGGTCGAGACGGATGACGCGGCCTGA
- a CDS encoding metalloregulator ArsR/SmtB family transcription factor: MVSRSLPFVATYRIEDGWDALGDPTRRAIIACLAERPRAVGELAGMLPVSRPAVSQHLRVLKDAGLVTDRTAGTRRVYRLNPAGVAALRDQLDTYWSRALDGFKDATERPDEEES; encoded by the coding sequence GTGGTAAGTCGTAGCTTACCGTTCGTGGCCACTTACCGAATCGAGGATGGGTGGGACGCCCTGGGCGACCCGACGCGGCGGGCGATCATCGCGTGTCTCGCGGAGCGGCCGAGGGCCGTCGGCGAGTTGGCCGGGATGCTGCCGGTCAGCCGGCCGGCCGTATCGCAGCATCTGCGCGTGCTGAAGGACGCCGGCCTGGTGACGGACCGCACCGCGGGTACGCGGCGTGTCTACCGGCTCAATCCCGCCGGCGTGGCCGCGTTGAGAGATCAACTCGACACCTACTGGAGTCGGGCCCTGGACGGCTTCAAGGACGCCACCGAGCGTCCCGACGAGGAGGAATCATGA
- a CDS encoding DinB family protein — MAILDPKADLLDYLRGAREAVVWKLDGLSEYDARRPLTPTGTNLLGLVKHLARGEFGYFGETFGRPSDAVPRWPEGEESWEAWALPTESRESIVDLYRRAWAHADATIEALTLDAVGRVPWWGDGGDVTLHQMLVHMTAETQRHAGHADIVRELIDGTVGLLPTTTNVPLSDAATWTAHRDMVERNAREAASR; from the coding sequence ATGGCGATCCTCGACCCGAAGGCGGACCTGCTCGACTATCTGCGCGGGGCACGTGAAGCGGTGGTGTGGAAGCTCGACGGGCTGAGCGAATACGACGCCCGCCGTCCGCTGACGCCCACCGGGACGAACCTGCTGGGCCTGGTCAAGCACCTGGCCCGCGGCGAGTTCGGATACTTCGGTGAGACCTTCGGACGCCCGAGTGACGCCGTACCGCGATGGCCCGAGGGGGAGGAGTCGTGGGAGGCGTGGGCACTGCCGACGGAGTCGCGCGAATCCATCGTCGATCTCTACCGACGGGCCTGGGCACACGCGGACGCGACGATCGAGGCGTTGACCCTGGACGCGGTCGGACGGGTGCCGTGGTGGGGCGACGGCGGCGATGTGACGCTGCATCAGATGCTGGTCCATATGACCGCCGAGACCCAACGCCACGCCGGGCATGCCGACATCGTCAGGGAGTTGATCGACGGCACGGTCGGTCTTCTTCCCACGACCACCAACGTGCCGTTATCCGACGCCGCGACGTGGACCGCGCATCGGGACATGGTGGAGCGGAACGCGCGGGAGGCCGCCAGCCGATGA
- a CDS encoding NAD(P)H-binding protein, whose translation MDIVVFGAGGRAGRQAVAEARRRGHQVTAVVRDPARHRDMADARVVAGDVTDAADVARVATGHDAAISAAVDLTVPPLDFFTASSRALAAGLAKADVRRLVVVGLAPVLPGASGGALMDEPGFPQEYRPFYLGHAAGLAELRTCDLDWAYVAPAGDFDRDGTRTGRYRLAEHGDPASRISYADFAIALLDEIDAPRRHRGTASIAQA comes from the coding sequence ATGGACATCGTGGTCTTCGGGGCCGGCGGGCGCGCCGGGCGGCAGGCCGTCGCCGAGGCGCGGCGACGTGGCCACCAGGTCACCGCCGTGGTACGCGACCCGGCGCGCCACCGCGACATGGCCGACGCCCGGGTGGTGGCAGGCGACGTCACCGACGCGGCCGACGTCGCACGGGTGGCCACCGGACACGACGCGGCGATCAGCGCGGCGGTGGACCTGACCGTGCCGCCGCTCGACTTCTTCACCGCGTCCTCCCGCGCCCTGGCCGCCGGGCTGGCGAAGGCGGACGTACGCCGTCTGGTGGTCGTCGGCCTCGCACCGGTGCTTCCCGGCGCGTCGGGCGGCGCCCTGATGGACGAACCCGGCTTCCCGCAGGAATACCGCCCCTTCTACCTGGGTCACGCGGCGGGCCTGGCGGAGCTGCGGACGTGCGACCTCGACTGGGCGTACGTGGCGCCGGCCGGCGACTTCGACCGCGACGGCACCCGCACCGGGCGTTACCGGCTGGCCGAGCACGGCGATCCGGCCAGCAGGATCAGCTACGCGGACTTCGCGATCGCGTTGCTCGACGAGATCGACGCACCTCGCCGCCATCGTGGCACCGCCAGCATCGCGCAGGCGTGA
- a CDS encoding RidA family protein: protein MTIVRANPEGVHSTPGYHHVTVVPAGRTAHLAGQCPLDGAGALVGTDDVDAQVDQIAANVLAALRSVGAGPEHVVRTVIYVVSADRAVLAQVWQRFLASPLAPAFTTASTLLGVAQLGFPGQLVELDVTAALPETP from the coding sequence ATGACCATCGTTCGCGCCAACCCGGAGGGCGTGCACTCCACCCCGGGATACCACCACGTCACCGTCGTTCCCGCCGGGCGTACCGCCCATCTCGCCGGCCAGTGCCCGCTGGACGGGGCCGGCGCGCTGGTCGGGACGGACGACGTCGACGCCCAGGTCGACCAGATCGCCGCGAACGTGCTCGCCGCGCTCCGGTCGGTCGGCGCGGGCCCGGAGCACGTCGTGCGTACCGTGATCTATGTGGTGAGCGCCGACCGGGCCGTGCTCGCCCAGGTGTGGCAGCGTTTCCTGGCCTCGCCGTTGGCACCCGCGTTCACCACCGCGAGCACCCTGCTCGGCGTCGCCCAGTTGGGCTTTCCCGGGCAACTGGTCGAGCTGGACGTGACCGCGGCCCTTCCCGAAACGCCGTAG
- a CDS encoding PIN domain-containing protein has translation MTTIAVLDANVLIPNALCDLLLRLAEEELCQPRWSPAILEEVRRHVPVSPAAIERRFAFMNAAFEDAMVTGYEALIDQMDNDPKDRHVLAAAVAAGADSIITCNLRDFPLAACEPHGVVAEHPDVVLLDMWAREPRILLRVLGEQAASTGRHGTRLNVHQILDYLATAGARRFAAAARSASPPDGVPPLPCPTPRLPRSRDCPQAPWSGSVQG, from the coding sequence GTGACGACGATCGCGGTCCTGGACGCCAACGTTCTGATCCCCAACGCACTGTGCGACCTCCTGCTGCGGCTGGCCGAGGAGGAGTTGTGCCAGCCGCGCTGGTCACCGGCCATTCTTGAAGAGGTTCGACGGCACGTGCCGGTGTCACCGGCGGCGATCGAACGACGGTTCGCGTTCATGAACGCCGCGTTCGAGGACGCGATGGTTACCGGGTATGAGGCGCTGATCGACCAGATGGACAACGATCCGAAGGACCGACATGTGCTGGCCGCGGCGGTAGCCGCCGGAGCAGACTCGATCATCACCTGCAACCTCCGAGACTTCCCGCTTGCCGCCTGCGAACCGCACGGGGTGGTCGCCGAACATCCCGACGTCGTACTGCTGGACATGTGGGCCCGCGAGCCGCGCATCTTGCTGCGGGTCCTTGGCGAGCAGGCGGCCAGTACCGGCCGTCACGGTACGCGGCTGAACGTCCACCAGATCCTCGACTACCTGGCCACCGCCGGAGCGCGCAGGTTCGCCGCAGCGGCTCGGAGTGCGTCGCCTCCGGACGGCGTCCCACCGTTGCCGTGCCCCACGCCCCGGTTACCTCGATCGCGGGATTGCCCGCAGGCGCCGTGGTCCGGCAGCGTGCAAGGGTGA
- a CDS encoding SRPBCC family protein, whose amino-acid sequence MSGTNTVVRRQIVVDAPVERAFAVFTARFGDFKPKEHNLLESPIVETVFEPKVGGHIYDRAEDGSECAWARILAFEPPDRVLFSWDISPTWQVEQDPENASEVEVRFVAETPQRTRIELEHRNLDRHGPGWESVRDGVADDEGWPLYLHRYADLFIDAS is encoded by the coding sequence ATGAGTGGCACGAACACGGTGGTACGGCGGCAGATCGTGGTCGACGCGCCGGTCGAACGGGCGTTCGCGGTGTTCACGGCCCGGTTCGGCGACTTCAAGCCGAAGGAGCACAACCTGCTGGAGTCACCGATCGTGGAGACGGTGTTCGAGCCGAAAGTCGGTGGACACATCTACGACCGCGCCGAGGACGGCAGCGAGTGCGCCTGGGCCCGGATCCTCGCCTTCGAGCCGCCGGACCGCGTCCTGTTCAGCTGGGACATCAGCCCGACGTGGCAGGTCGAACAGGACCCGGAAAACGCCAGCGAGGTCGAGGTCCGGTTCGTCGCCGAGACACCGCAGCGGACCCGGATCGAGTTGGAGCACCGCAACCTGGACCGGCACGGTCCGGGTTGGGAGTCGGTTCGTGACGGCGTCGCTGACGACGAGGGCTGGCCGCTGTACCTGCACCGTTACGCCGACCTGTTCATCGATGCCAGCTAG
- a CDS encoding LPXTG cell wall anchor domain-containing protein, with protein MRWKIPAGVLMALALLIPAAPALAQTGHPGLDAACQTVERKVYKDIRDLITIDLDAATNTELRVLTAQILTEANAESLPVLPDAIQKALKGSEDELRTFLKTGVQSAWSVALRVTVVRTLTDAGPNVREATQKVLDDPSIDAYLVYLNYGLYIARELDCASTPTPTPTTSQPTPRPSATTTVVPTAAPAVTPGAPDGGEGGGLPVTGTDTATVAGIGGVLLLLGGAGFVIGRRRRSRFVA; from the coding sequence ATGCGATGGAAGATTCCGGCCGGCGTCCTCATGGCGCTGGCCTTGCTGATTCCGGCGGCACCGGCTCTGGCGCAGACCGGCCATCCCGGGCTCGACGCGGCCTGCCAGACGGTCGAGCGCAAGGTCTACAAGGACATCCGGGACCTCATCACCATCGACTTGGACGCTGCCACCAACACCGAGTTGCGTGTGTTGACCGCCCAGATCCTGACCGAGGCGAACGCCGAGTCGCTGCCGGTTCTGCCGGACGCCATCCAGAAGGCGCTGAAAGGCTCCGAGGACGAGCTGCGCACGTTCCTCAAGACGGGCGTGCAGAGCGCCTGGTCGGTGGCGCTGCGGGTCACGGTGGTGCGGACGCTGACCGACGCTGGCCCCAACGTTCGGGAGGCCACGCAGAAGGTGCTCGACGACCCGAGCATCGATGCCTACCTGGTGTACCTGAACTACGGCCTGTACATCGCACGGGAGCTTGACTGCGCGTCCACGCCCACGCCGACGCCGACGACGTCTCAGCCCACGCCGAGGCCGAGCGCCACGACGACAGTCGTGCCGACCGCCGCCCCCGCCGTGACCCCGGGTGCGCCCGACGGCGGCGAGGGCGGCGGGCTGCCCGTGACCGGCACCGACACCGCGACCGTGGCCGGCATCGGCGGGGTGCTCCTGCTCCTCGGCGGCGCGGGCTTCGTGATCGGACGCCGGCGCCGGTCCCGCTTCGTGGCCTAG
- a CDS encoding GNAT family N-acetyltransferase, translating into MRFPLSTPPTITAGTIAAGPQPTIPAGAGVVLRPWEAADAPTVFAAYQDPEIQRWHTRRPVSEEQVREWFAHYRRAWARETGASWAVTRGGGEVLGRMAVGGWDFADGVAGCAYWVVPAARGAGVAPRALRAVSAWALAEGRFHRLYLDHSTRNHASCRVAVKAGFRLEGTKRSDAVHADGRHDMRLHARVRGDD; encoded by the coding sequence ATGAGGTTTCCACTGTCGACACCACCGACGATCACCGCCGGCACCATCGCCGCCGGGCCTCAGCCGACGATCCCCGCCGGGGCCGGCGTCGTCCTGCGGCCCTGGGAGGCCGCCGACGCGCCGACGGTCTTCGCCGCCTACCAGGATCCGGAGATCCAGCGCTGGCACACCCGTCGGCCCGTCTCCGAGGAGCAGGTCCGGGAATGGTTCGCGCACTACCGCCGGGCCTGGGCGCGGGAGACGGGGGCGAGCTGGGCGGTGACCCGGGGCGGCGGCGAGGTGTTGGGACGGATGGCCGTGGGCGGCTGGGACTTCGCCGACGGGGTGGCCGGCTGCGCGTACTGGGTGGTCCCGGCCGCCCGGGGAGCGGGCGTGGCCCCGCGGGCGTTGCGGGCGGTCAGCGCCTGGGCCCTCGCCGAGGGTCGCTTCCACCGTCTGTACCTGGACCACTCGACCCGCAACCACGCCTCCTGCCGGGTCGCGGTAAAGGCCGGGTTCCGCCTGGAGGGCACCAAGCGCAGCGACGCCGTCCACGCCGACGGCCGGCACGACATGCGTCTGCACGCCCGCGTCCGAGGCGACGATTGA
- a CDS encoding VOC family protein, with protein sequence MPVTFNHTIIATRDRDASARFFRELLELPAAPSWGPFTNVQLTDGVLLQFAEPPVEIQMQHYAFLVDDDLFDRAYRRLCDQGVEHWADPQMRRPGEINNEHGGRGVYFKDPAGHAIELITRPYL encoded by the coding sequence ATGCCAGTCACGTTCAACCACACGATCATCGCCACCCGGGACCGCGACGCCTCGGCCCGGTTCTTCCGGGAACTGCTGGAACTGCCGGCGGCCCCGTCCTGGGGCCCGTTCACAAACGTCCAGCTCACCGACGGCGTGCTGCTCCAGTTCGCCGAGCCGCCGGTGGAGATCCAGATGCAGCACTATGCGTTCCTGGTCGACGACGACCTCTTCGACCGCGCGTATCGGCGGCTGTGCGACCAGGGCGTCGAGCACTGGGCCGACCCGCAGATGCGACGCCCCGGCGAGATCAACAACGAGCACGGCGGCCGGGGTGTCTACTTCAAGGACCCTGCCGGCCATGCCATCGAGCTGATCACCCGCCCGTACCTGTAG